TCATCCAAGGGCCTAGTGGTAGTAATTAGGCCAAAGTGGAATAATTAAATAATAACTTTGACAAGATAGCTAAATTATAATAATATCTAACTTAAAACTAATGAAACTATTATGATGATTGGGTTTTTGAAGCTATTATTGTTGAAAAGGTGGTAAGATAAATTGGAAGAGCTCCATGGAACAACTATTGTGGGAGTCAAAAATAGTGAGGGCTGTGCCCTTGCAGGTGATGGTCAGGTAACTCTTGGAAATAATACTATATTTAAGCATGGTGCAGTTAAAATAAGAAAGTTGTATAATAACAATATTATTGCAGGATTCGCAGGTTCAGTAGCAGATGCGATGACGCTTTTTGAAAAATTTGAAGCTAAACTTGAAAAGCAAAAAGGGAATATGGTAAAAGCTGCAGTAGAGTTGGCAAAGGAGTGGCGCTCAGACAAAATTTTGAGACGCCTTGAGGCTCTTTTACTTGTGGCTAACAAGGAACATTTACTTATTATATCTGGAACAGGTGAAGTTATTGAGCCTGATGATGAGGTAGGAGCAATAGGTTCCGGAGGCCCTTATGCTTTGGGTGCGGCAAGGATGTTAAAAAAGCATACAGACCTATCAGCTAGAGAAGTTGCATATGAAGCATTAAAATCTGCATCTGAAATTTGTGTATATACAAATGACAATATTACGGTAGAAGAACTGAAAGGGGAAAAATAATATGCTTTTTGAAGAGTCACAGAACCTGACTCCAAAGCAAATTGTAGAAAAACTAGACCAATTTATTATAGGTCAAAAAGAGGCCAAAAAGGCAGTCGCAATAGCCTTAAGAAATAGATATAGAAGGCAAAAGGTAAAGACTGAGCTAAAAGAAGAAATTGTTCCTAAAAACATTTTAATGATCGGTCCAACAGGAGTAGGGAAAACCGAAATTGCAAGAAGGGTCGCAAAATTAGTAAATGCTCCTTTTGTAAAAGTAGAAGCTACAAAATTCACAGAAGTAGGTTATGTTGGCCGAGATGTGGAGTCAATGATTAGAGATTTGCTTAATGAATCTTTAAGATTGGTGGAAAGCGAAAAGTTTAGAGAAGTGTATGATCAGGCCAAAAACCAGGCTGAAAAAGATATATTAAAGCTTCTTGTTCCCTGGCCGGGTAGTCAAGACAAAAGTGCTGATGAAAATAACCCCTTTAAGGCTTTCTTTGGAGGCCAAAATGAAGAAGCAGATGATGAAGAAGGTAATAATTTTGAAAACAAGCAAGAAAATGATATAAGAGAACAAAGGAGGGAGATCAAAAGAAAGCGACGCGAATTAAAGAAAAAATTAGAAGCAGGTGAACTTGAAGAAGAATATGTAGAAATTGACATTGAAGAACAGCAATCTTTCAAAGATAATCCTCTTATGGGCCAAGGCTTTGAAGAAATGGGTATTAACTTTCAGGATTTGTTTAGCAATTTGTTTCCTAAAAAAAAGACTAAGAAGAGACTGCCAATTCGCCAAGCTAGGGAAGTGTTGATTGAGCAGGAGTCACAGAAATTGATAGATTATGAACAAGTGCAAAAGGAAGCAATATATAGGGCAGAAAACTATGGAATTATCTTTTTAGATGAGATGGACAAAATAACAGCTTCGGCTGATAAACATGGGCCTGATGTTTCAAGAGAAGGTGTTCAAAGGGATATACTACCAATAGTAGAAGGTTCTACTATTAATACTAGATATGGCAGAATAAAAACTGATCATATAATGTTTATAGGAGCAGGTGCTTTTCATGAAAAAAAACCCTCTGATATGATCCCTGAACTTCAAGGCAGGTTTCCTATAAGGGTTGAACTAAAAAGCCTTAAAAAAGAAGAATTTTATAGAATCCTTGATGAGCCTAAAAATGCTCTTTTGACACAATACAAAGTTTTACTGGAAACTGAAGGTATAAAAGTGGAATTTAAAGAAGAGGCTATTACTGAAATTGCAAAAATGGCTGAGGAAGTAAATAGTCAAACTGAAGATATAGGCGCTAGAAGGCTTCATACCATAATGGAAAAACTTTTTGAAGAAGTTTCTTTTCATGCACCTGATATGAAAGGGCAAAAATTATCTATAGACGAAGAGTATGTCAGACAACGATTAGAGGATCTTGTTAAAAAAGAAGACTTGAGTAGATTCATTTTATAGGATAAAATAGCAATATGTAGTTTTATTCAGTTTAATGCCAGCTAGAAACCTATAACCTATTATTGATCATAGAACAAAGAAAAAAGTATTAATAAAGAAAGGATGAAGGGAATGAGTAGTAATTTATTAGAAAAAACACGAAGTATCAACAGGATATTGCAGAAAGCAGCAGGTCAGCCGGTAGATTTTACAGAGGTGGCAGATGTACTAAAAGATGTAATAGAAGCTAACACCTATATTGCTACAAAAAGCGGTAAGCTTTTAGGTTATGCTCTAGTAGATCAGTTTGAATGTGAAGTAATGAAAGAAGAAGTGCTTGAAGACGGGGCTTTCCCTGAGAGTTATAACGAATATCTTTTAAGGGTTAATGAAACCAGCTATAATTTAAGACAAAAAAATAATAAATGTGTATACGCAGATAAAGGTTGCTTATTTACGGAAAAACTAACCACGATTGTCCCAATAATAGGTGGAGGAAAAAGGCTAGGATCATTGATTTTATCAAGGTTTGAAAGTGAGTTCAATGATGAGGATCTAATTCTTGCAGAAAATGGAGCTACTGTTGTAGGTATGGAAATTCTTAGAGCCAAATCAGAAGAAATAGAAGAAGAAGCTAGAAATAAAGCGGTTGCTCAGTTAGCTCTTGGAACATTGTCATATTCTGAGCTAGAAGCAGTAGAGCATATTTTTGAAGAGCTAAATGGCAACGAAGGACTTTTGGTTGCAAGCAAGATAGCTGATAGAGTAGGAATAACAAGGTCTGTGATAGTTAACGCATTAAGAAAATTTGAGAGTGCAGGACTTATTGAATCAAGGTCACTTGGAATGAAAGGGACCTACATTAAAGTATTAAATGACCAATTATTAGAAGAGCTAAAGAAAAATAAGCATTTTAGCTAAAATTACAACCCTGGTGACAGGGTTGTTTTTCATTGATGATATAATTATAAATAGGGCAAAAGCACTACAAGGTCATAGGCATAAAGCATCAAATAAGTCAGTAATTAAAAAAAACTCTCCAAATAATATAGCAAATTGTGTAAAATAGAAAAATAAGGACAACAAGGTAGGATTTAATAGATTCTTGTCGAATCTTTGTAAGGATAGGTATTAATAACTATAACAGTTGAATAAGGCAATAAACACAAATTTTTATGGAGAGGTGTTTATCTGTAATGAAAATAGATAATACTAGTCAAGTTTTGGAATCTGCTATTGGTGCTGCTCACAAAAGAGATCAGGTTATTTCTGATAACATTGCAAATGTTAATACCCCTGGGTATAAGCGAGGGAGAGTTTCCTTTGAAGAGCAGTTGAAAAAAGCATTAAGCGAAGATGGTATAAAAGGGAAAACTACCAGGGAAAAGCACATACCAATAGGGGAAAAATCACTAAATGAAATATCTCCAAAAGTTGTACGTGACAGTTCTCAATTCATGAGAAACGATGGTAATAACGTCGACATTGATGTAGAAATGGCTGAATTAAGTAAAAACACCTTACATCAAGGTGCCCTTGTAAGACAGTTAAACAGTAAACTGGGTAGGCTTAGAAGTGTCATTCAAGACGGTGGTTAAAAGTGATCACAAATTTTTTCATAAACTTCCCCTAAGGAGGATGAAATATGCCTTTTAATTCTTTTGATATTAGTGCTTCAGGTCTTACATCTGAAAGATTAAGGATGGATACAATTTCTAATAATATTGCCAATGCAAATACAACTAGAACTGAAGATGGTGAGCCATATAGAAGGAAAATGGTAGCAGTACAGCCAAGAAAAGCAACTTTTGCTGAGCATTTAAATCATTTTATTAAAGGAAGAAGAGGAGAAGATTTGAAATTGCCCGGAGGCGGAGTTAAAGCAACCTCTATAGTAGAAGATGATTCAGCTTTTAAAGAGGTTTATGATCCAGAGCACCCTGATGCAGATCCAGACACAGGATATGTACAGAAGCCTAATGTTAATACAGTAAATGAGATGACAGACTTGATTACTGCATCTAGGGCTTATGAAGCAAATGTGACCGCTATGGATTCTTCAAAGGAGATGGCTAACAATATCCTGGACTTAGGATTAAGATAAATCAATTTAATCAACTTGTTTAACCAATGTATAATGTTGTAGGACAAGGAGGGTGTTAGGTAAAATGGAAATTGAAGGTACAGGAATTAATCCTATTAGTATTGACAAGATAGATACAAATGATAAGTCAAAAAATCCTACTAAAGCGTCTCCAGGTACAAACTTTGGCGATATTTTAAGTGATGCCATTTCGAAAGTTAATGATTTAGAAAATGAAAGTGACAAAATGAGTGAAAAGCTTGCAATGGGCGAAGCTGATAATCTTCATGATGTAGTAATAGCATCAGAAAAAGCCGATCTAGCATTAAACCTCACCGTTCAGGTGAGAAACAAACTCGTAGAAGCTCATGAAGAAATAATGCGGATGCAGATATAATATTTTGTTCTAAAGCTATGCAGCTTATAAAGGTTTGGTGATATTATAATGGAAGGTTTCCTAAATAGAATAACGAATACTCTAAAAGAATTTTGGACTAAGCTTTCGATAGTACAGCGCTTTACTTTTGCTTTTCTTGCTCTTTTTCTTATAGTAGGTGGGGTGTTTGCTGGAAGTTTGTTTTTCACTCCAGATTATACTGAACTAGCAAGGAATCTTGATGCTGATGATGCAGGTGCTATGGTTGATGTCCTTGAAGAACACGGGATATCTTACTCACTTGAGGATGGTGGCTCTACAATATTGGTTCCTAAAGATGATCACTCCAGGGTGAGGCTTCAGATGGCTGAACAGGGTCTGCCAAGGCATGGAGTTTTTGGATATCAGGACTTGGATGATGCCCCCCTTGGGCTTACAGAATCTGAAAGGCAGCTGCGTCAGAGGGTGGCCTTAGAAGGCGAACTTGTACGAACGATAAGTATGTATCCCGAAGTAGAAAATGCCAGAGTACATATAGTGACACCAGAGGATACACTGTTTAGAAGAGATGAAAGAGATGCTACTGCAGCAGTCTACTTGGATGTAGCAAGGGGTAGAGAGCTAGAAAATGATCAGGTGAAAAGTATAATGAACCTTGTGGCTCATTCGGTAGAAAACTTATCTAACGAAAATGTTACAATCACTTCAGGATCTAAGGTATTAAGTGATGATGTTCAAGATAGAGATAGGGAAAGTGGTGCAAGAGGAGAGGTTAGAGAACAGTTAGAGATACAATCGCAGTTTCAAGATACGCTGCAGCAAAATGTCCAATCTATGTTAGAGGAAGTGCTAGGTGTCGGTAACGTTATTGTAAGGGTAACTGCTGAACTAGATTTTGACGAGCTACAATCGGTGTCAGAACTATTTGAGCCAGTGGATGAAGAAACTGGTGAGGGGATTCTTGTAAGTATGCACGAAGTAACGGAATTTTTTGAGGGAAGTGGAACCGGCCCGGGTGGTGTTGTGGGTGATGAGGCAGTTGATACCCCGGAATATCCTGGCAAAGAAGGCAAACAGGAAAGTTTATACGAAAGAAGTGAAGAAACTAGAAACTATGAAGTAAATAGGATAATAGAGGAATATAAGCAGGCTTCAGGGGATGTGCAGAATATTTCAGTTTCTGTTGCTATAGATGATGAGATTGAAGATGGCGACTTGGACGATGAACAAGTTGAATCAATCCAAAACCTGGTCCAAAACGCCCTCGGTCTTGAATTGGAAGAAGGTGGAGATCAGGTAACTGTAGAACGAATGCCATTTGATAGGACTATGGAAGAAGAATGGGAAGCAGAAAGGGAACGCGCTGCTGCATTAGAAAGAAGACAGCAAATTATTCAGGTTGCAATATGGGTAATTGGTCTTTTAGTGGCCTTTGTTTTGGCAAGAAGATTCTATAAAGGTTATAAGCGTCGAGCCCAAGAGGAAAGCTTAAGGCAAGAACAGGTGACACAGCAGACAGCAGCAGCTGATGACCAGGTTGAAGTAAAAGAAGATTCTCAAGCAAAAAGGCAAATTTCTGACTTAGCAAAAGACAAACCTGATGAATTTGTAAAAATATTAAGAACCTGGCTATCCGAAGATGGTTAAAAAGGGGGTGCAAACTTGTCTGAAGAGCTGACGCCAAGACAGAAAGCTGCTGTGCTGATGATATCTCTTGGTAGTGATACTTCGGCAGAAGTTATGAAGCATCTTTCTGAAGAAGAGATAGAACAGTTAACTTTAGAAATAGCAAACGTGAGAAAGGTTGAAAGCGAAAAAAGAGAAGAAGTAATAGAAGAATTTCATTCCATGGCTGTGGCTCAAGATTATATATCCCAGGGTGGTATAGGTTATGCAAAAGATGTGCTAGAAAGAGCTCTTGGTTCGCAAAAAGCGATGGATATAATAGAAAGACTTACTTCTTCATTACAGGTGCGCCCTTTTGAGTTCATGAGAAAAACTGATCCTAGCCAGGTGATTAATTTTATACAAAATGAACATCCGCAAACTATAGCGCTTATTCTTGCATATCTACCAGCAGAGCAGGCATCTATGATACTCTCGGCTCTTCCATCTGAAAAGCAGGCAGACATTGCTAGAAGAGTGGCGGTTATGGAGAGAACTTCTCCAGAAGTTATCAAAGATATTGAAAAAATATTAGAAAGAAAGCTGTCCTCAGTTATGTCACAGGACTATACCCAGGCAGGTGGAATAGAGTCAGTAGTTGAAGTGCTAAACAACGTTGATAGAGCAACCGAAAAAACCATACTAGAGACTCTAGAAACCCAGGATCCTGAGCTAGCTGAAGAAATCAAGAAAAGGCTATTTGTATTTGATGATATTGTTCATCTTGATGATCGTTCAATTCAGAGAGTTATCAGAGAAGTTGAGCAAAAAGATCTCACCCTTGCACTTAAAGTTGCAGGTGAGGAAGTTAAAGATAGATTGTTTAAGAATATGTCTAAGAGAATGGGAGAGTTAGTTCAGGAAGAGATGGATTATATGGGTCCGGTAAGATTACGAGATGTTGAAGAAGCGCAGCAAAAGATAGTTAATGTAATCAGAAGCTTAGAAGAGAGTGGCGAGATAGTCATTTCTAGAGGTAGGGAGGATGACGTAATTGTCTAAGGTCTTTAAGTCTAACCGGGTCCAACCCAAAAAAGAGCCTTACAGCTTACCTGTTAAATCAAAAGAAGAATTACTTAAAATGTACAGGAAAGTACAGTCTAAAAACCCAAACGAAGCCGAAGATCTAGCAACAGAAGAACCAGAGATATCCGAAGAAGAAAAAAAAGCAAAAGAAGAAGCCGAAAAAATTATTGAATCTGCTAAAGTAGAAGCTGAAAACAAAGCAAAGGAAATAATTGATAATGCTAAAGCCCAGGAAGAAGCAATAAAAAAAGAAGCAGAAAAAACAGGATATGAGGAAGGATATAAGGCAGGTTATGATGAGGGGAAAAATTTAGGCCTAAAAGAGATAAAAGATCAAGAGAATGATTTGTTAAAAAATGCTAGATCAGAGCTAGATAAGGCAATCCAAAAAAGAAATGATATGTTGACTTCTATTGAAAGAGAAGTATGCGAGCTAGTATTTTTGGTAGCAGAAAAGATACTTGAGAAGAAAGTAAATGATGAAGAGGAACTGATTAACACTATGGTGAAGAATGGATTATCAGCGCTAAAGGGCCAAAATAATGTGACTATTAAATGTCATCCTTATGATTATCCAAAAATAGAAGATGCTTTTGAAAAAATCAAAAAAGAATTTAGTGAGTTGTTTTTAGAATTAAAAGAAGATACAAATGTATCTCAGGGAGCACCTCTTCTCTCCGTTGATAGTGGTTATGTTGAGTTAGATGTTTCTAAGCAGGCAAGAGAACTACACCAAAATGTTAAACAGGTGATTCAAAGTGAATAAAAAAACTAAAAAAAAGTCAGCAAACAAACCTGCAGCAGCGAAGACAAGGAAAAGGAAAAAGAAAGAAATTGATGAAACAGAAACTGTGTCAAGTGCAAAAAGTGCTCCTGAAAAAGAAAGTGCTGTAAAAGATGTTGATAAAACAGCTCAAACAGCTGTTAAAAGTAAGAGAGAACCTATAACCAAAAAGCAAGTAAAAGAACCTGATACAAACAAAATCAAAAAAGCAATTAAAAAATCTAACTCGCTTCCGATTCAGGGAGAGGTGACAAGGGTTGTTGGACTTACGGTAGAAGCTAGAGGTCCTGCTACAAGGATAGGTGAGGTTTGTACCATTAGAAGTGACTCTCATGAGCTTGATTGTGAGGTTGTAGGCTTTAGAGATGAATATATTCTGTTGATGCCACTTGGTGATTTAGAAGATATCGCTCCGGGGGACAGGGTTGTTGCTTCAGGCATGCCTTTGTCTGTGCCGGTTGGAGAAGACATGGTAGGTAGGGTGCTTGATGGTGTAGGGCGTCCTCTAGATAGGAGAGGTAACTATTCATACGAAAAGTTTTATCCAATGCAGGCAAAGCCTCCTCCGCCATTAGAAAGAACTAGAATAAGCGAAACCTTGGAAACAGGTATTAAAGCAGTTGATGGAGTCTTAACAATAGGCAAGGGACAGAGAATGGGTATTTTCTCTGGCTCGGGAGTTGGTAAAAGTACACTTCTAGGGATGATAGCTAGAAACACATCAGCAGATATAAACGTAATAGCGTTAATTGGCGAAAGAGGTAGAGAAGTTAGAGAGTTTTTGGAAAAGGACTTGGGTGAAGAAGGCCTAAAAAGAAGCATAATCGTTGTTGCTACTTCAGATCAGCCAGCCCTTGTAAGGTTAAAGGGGGGGTTGACTGCAACAGCAGTGGCTGAATACTTCAGAGATCAGGGTTATGATGTTATGTTGATGATGGATTCAGTTACCAGGTTTGCAATGGCTCAAAGAGAGATAGGTCTTGCTATTGGTGAACCGCCGACTACTAGAGGTTTTCCGCCGTCGGTATTTGCAATGTTACCAAAGTTTCTTGAACGTTCTGGTACTTCATCTAAAGGAAGCATAACAGGTTTATATACCGTGTTGGTTGATGGCGATGATTTAGACGAGCCTATCTCGGACACCGTGAGAGGTATTTTAGACGGCCATGTTGTACTTAGTAGAAGATTAGCAAGCATGAATCATTATCCCGCTATTGATGTCTTGAAAAGTATTTCCCGGGTAATGCTTGATATAGTTGATGAAGAACATCGGGAAGCTGCACACAAATTAAACGAAGCCCTTGCAGCATACGAAGAAGCAAGAGACCTTATAGAGATTGGTGCTTACAAAGAAGGAAGTAACCCCAGGGTAGACTGGGCTCTGACAAAGATTGACAAAATAAATGATTTCTTGCGTCAGGGCATAGATGAAAAAAGCGATTTTGAATCTACTGTAAAAGAACTTAAAAGTTTAATTAATGGTAGATAAGAGAGTGAAATAAATATGGTGTTAGATTGGAGGCAAGCTCCATGAAAAAGTTTCAGTTTCCCCTAGAAAGAGTATTAAG
The Natranaerofaba carboxydovora genome window above contains:
- the hslV gene encoding ATP-dependent protease subunit HslV, producing MEELHGTTIVGVKNSEGCALAGDGQVTLGNNTIFKHGAVKIRKLYNNNIIAGFAGSVADAMTLFEKFEAKLEKQKGNMVKAAVELAKEWRSDKILRRLEALLLVANKEHLLIISGTGEVIEPDDEVGAIGSGGPYALGAARMLKKHTDLSAREVAYEALKSASEICVYTNDNITVEELKGEK
- the hslU gene encoding ATP-dependent protease ATPase subunit HslU, coding for MLFEESQNLTPKQIVEKLDQFIIGQKEAKKAVAIALRNRYRRQKVKTELKEEIVPKNILMIGPTGVGKTEIARRVAKLVNAPFVKVEATKFTEVGYVGRDVESMIRDLLNESLRLVESEKFREVYDQAKNQAEKDILKLLVPWPGSQDKSADENNPFKAFFGGQNEEADDEEGNNFENKQENDIREQRREIKRKRRELKKKLEAGELEEEYVEIDIEEQQSFKDNPLMGQGFEEMGINFQDLFSNLFPKKKTKKRLPIRQAREVLIEQESQKLIDYEQVQKEAIYRAENYGIIFLDEMDKITASADKHGPDVSREGVQRDILPIVEGSTINTRYGRIKTDHIMFIGAGAFHEKKPSDMIPELQGRFPIRVELKSLKKEEFYRILDEPKNALLTQYKVLLETEGIKVEFKEEAITEIAKMAEEVNSQTEDIGARRLHTIMEKLFEEVSFHAPDMKGQKLSIDEEYVRQRLEDLVKKEDLSRFIL
- the codY gene encoding GTP-sensing pleiotropic transcriptional regulator CodY → MSSNLLEKTRSINRILQKAAGQPVDFTEVADVLKDVIEANTYIATKSGKLLGYALVDQFECEVMKEEVLEDGAFPESYNEYLLRVNETSYNLRQKNNKCVYADKGCLFTEKLTTIVPIIGGGKRLGSLILSRFESEFNDEDLILAENGATVVGMEILRAKSEEIEEEARNKAVAQLALGTLSYSELEAVEHIFEELNGNEGLLVASKIADRVGITRSVIVNALRKFESAGLIESRSLGMKGTYIKVLNDQLLEELKKNKHFS
- the flgB gene encoding flagellar basal body rod protein FlgB — encoded protein: MKIDNTSQVLESAIGAAHKRDQVISDNIANVNTPGYKRGRVSFEEQLKKALSEDGIKGKTTREKHIPIGEKSLNEISPKVVRDSSQFMRNDGNNVDIDVEMAELSKNTLHQGALVRQLNSKLGRLRSVIQDGG
- the flgC gene encoding flagellar basal body rod protein FlgC, with product MPFNSFDISASGLTSERLRMDTISNNIANANTTRTEDGEPYRRKMVAVQPRKATFAEHLNHFIKGRRGEDLKLPGGGVKATSIVEDDSAFKEVYDPEHPDADPDTGYVQKPNVNTVNEMTDLITASRAYEANVTAMDSSKEMANNILDLGLR
- the fliE gene encoding flagellar hook-basal body complex protein FliE, whose translation is MEIEGTGINPISIDKIDTNDKSKNPTKASPGTNFGDILSDAISKVNDLENESDKMSEKLAMGEADNLHDVVIASEKADLALNLTVQVRNKLVEAHEEIMRMQI
- the fliF gene encoding flagellar basal-body MS-ring/collar protein FliF, which codes for MEGFLNRITNTLKEFWTKLSIVQRFTFAFLALFLIVGGVFAGSLFFTPDYTELARNLDADDAGAMVDVLEEHGISYSLEDGGSTILVPKDDHSRVRLQMAEQGLPRHGVFGYQDLDDAPLGLTESERQLRQRVALEGELVRTISMYPEVENARVHIVTPEDTLFRRDERDATAAVYLDVARGRELENDQVKSIMNLVAHSVENLSNENVTITSGSKVLSDDVQDRDRESGARGEVREQLEIQSQFQDTLQQNVQSMLEEVLGVGNVIVRVTAELDFDELQSVSELFEPVDEETGEGILVSMHEVTEFFEGSGTGPGGVVGDEAVDTPEYPGKEGKQESLYERSEETRNYEVNRIIEEYKQASGDVQNISVSVAIDDEIEDGDLDDEQVESIQNLVQNALGLELEEGGDQVTVERMPFDRTMEEEWEAERERAAALERRQQIIQVAIWVIGLLVAFVLARRFYKGYKRRAQEESLRQEQVTQQTAAADDQVEVKEDSQAKRQISDLAKDKPDEFVKILRTWLSEDG
- the fliG gene encoding flagellar motor switch protein FliG codes for the protein MSEELTPRQKAAVLMISLGSDTSAEVMKHLSEEEIEQLTLEIANVRKVESEKREEVIEEFHSMAVAQDYISQGGIGYAKDVLERALGSQKAMDIIERLTSSLQVRPFEFMRKTDPSQVINFIQNEHPQTIALILAYLPAEQASMILSALPSEKQADIARRVAVMERTSPEVIKDIEKILERKLSSVMSQDYTQAGGIESVVEVLNNVDRATEKTILETLETQDPELAEEIKKRLFVFDDIVHLDDRSIQRVIREVEQKDLTLALKVAGEEVKDRLFKNMSKRMGELVQEEMDYMGPVRLRDVEEAQQKIVNVIRSLEESGEIVISRGREDDVIV
- a CDS encoding FliH/SctL family protein codes for the protein MSKVFKSNRVQPKKEPYSLPVKSKEELLKMYRKVQSKNPNEAEDLATEEPEISEEEKKAKEEAEKIIESAKVEAENKAKEIIDNAKAQEEAIKKEAEKTGYEEGYKAGYDEGKNLGLKEIKDQENDLLKNARSELDKAIQKRNDMLTSIEREVCELVFLVAEKILEKKVNDEEELINTMVKNGLSALKGQNNVTIKCHPYDYPKIEDAFEKIKKEFSELFLELKEDTNVSQGAPLLSVDSGYVELDVSKQARELHQNVKQVIQSE
- the fliI gene encoding flagellar protein export ATPase FliI, which codes for MTKKQVKEPDTNKIKKAIKKSNSLPIQGEVTRVVGLTVEARGPATRIGEVCTIRSDSHELDCEVVGFRDEYILLMPLGDLEDIAPGDRVVASGMPLSVPVGEDMVGRVLDGVGRPLDRRGNYSYEKFYPMQAKPPPPLERTRISETLETGIKAVDGVLTIGKGQRMGIFSGSGVGKSTLLGMIARNTSADINVIALIGERGREVREFLEKDLGEEGLKRSIIVVATSDQPALVRLKGGLTATAVAEYFRDQGYDVMLMMDSVTRFAMAQREIGLAIGEPPTTRGFPPSVFAMLPKFLERSGTSSKGSITGLYTVLVDGDDLDEPISDTVRGILDGHVVLSRRLASMNHYPAIDVLKSISRVMLDIVDEEHREAAHKLNEALAAYEEARDLIEIGAYKEGSNPRVDWALTKIDKINDFLRQGIDEKSDFESTVKELKSLINGR